A single Loxodonta africana isolate mLoxAfr1 chromosome 24, mLoxAfr1.hap2, whole genome shotgun sequence DNA region contains:
- the CEP250 gene encoding centrosome-associated protein CEP250 isoform X1, producing METGGPELNNMKPQSLQLVLEGQVLALQQQMAENQAASWRKLKSSQEAQQRQASLVRKLQAKVLQYRNWCQDLEKRLEATGGPIPQRWESMEEPNLEQLLIRLEDEQQRCESLAEVNTQLRLHMEKADVVNKALREDVEKLTVDWSRARDELMRKESQWRMEQEFFKDYLKGEHGRLLSLWREVVTFRRHFLEMKSATDRDLTELKAEHMRLSGSLLTCCLRLTMGTQSRESDGSGRLDGSEPAQLLLLLAKTQELEKEAQEKSQELIHLKSQGDLEKAELRDRVTELSALLTQAQKQNEDYEKMVKALRETMHILETNHAELMEHEASLSRNAQEEKLSLQQVIKDITQVPAMVEEGDNMTQGCGPESSLELDSSGFCSQLDPQDPGKALTLVCSVLTQRRQAVQDLRQQLLGCQEAVSFLQQQHDQWEEEGEALRQQLQTLSGERDTLAGQTVDLQGEVDSLSKERELLEKAREGLQQQLEVLEQEAWRLRRANVELQLQGDSAQGEKEEQQEELHLAVRERERLQETLVGLEAKQSESLSELITLREALESSRLEGELLRQEQAEVTAALARAEQSIAELSSSENSLKVEVADLRAAAVKLSALNEALALDKIGLNQQLLQLEQENQSVCSRMEAAEQARNALQMDLAETERSREALWEQKTHLEAQLQKAEETGAELQADLRGIQEEKEEIQGKLSEACHQQEAATTQLEQLQQEAKRQEEVLARAVQEKETLVREKAALEVRLQAVERDRQGLSEQLLGLSSVKELLESSLFEAQQQNSLIEVTKGQLEIQIQTVTQAKDVIQGEVRCLKLELDTERSRAEQERDAAARQLAQAEQEGQTALQRQKAAHEEEVERLQEKWEQERSWHQQELDKAVEGLKREKMELEMRLKEQQTETEAIQVQKEEERAQAESALRQMQLEMEKERVSLLETLLQTQKELADASQQLEQLRQDMKVQKLKEQETSGMLQTQLQEAQQELEEAAQQHRDDLVAVRAEGNTLLQDNMDLQKQVENLKSQLVAKDDSWRLMEHEVQEKLREAQEYTQIQKELEREKASLTQSLVEKEQKLLVLQEADSARQQELNSLRQDMQEAQGGQKELSAQVELLRQEVKEKEADFLAQEAQLLEELEASRVTEQQLRASLWAQEAKGAQLQLRLRSMESQLEALAAEQRPGHQAQAHLASLYSVLQQCLGPVSESRPDLSGGGDSAPSLRGPEPDQNEVGSLFKGRPLLTALSAEAVASALHKLHQDLWKTRQARDDLKDQAQKLEQRLTVIEAEKNQVHTELQELQSQLSQYQEEKSKWEGKQDALESELTELHESVASLQSRLRQAELQGIEAQNERELLQAAKENLTAQVEHLQASITEARAQANAAGVLEEYLRTARSALKLKNEQVESEREKAQALQEQGELKVAQGKALQENLALLAQALSKREEEVETLRGKIQELETQREMQKAALEVLSLDLKKRNQEVDLQQEQIQELEKCRSVLEHLPVAVQEREQKLSVQKEQIEELEKDRATQRNILERQLLELEKKAQVIESQRGQIQDLKKQLVTLECLALELEENHHKMECQQKAIEELEGQREMQRVTLTHMTLDLEERGQELQAQSNQIQELESHSTLLAGELRERGQEVKCQREQIEELQRQKERLTQDLERRDQEMRLQKERIQVLEDQRTLQTKILEEDLEQIKLSLRERGRELAIQRPHTQERAEEGKGQSKAQRGSLEHMKLILRDKEKEVECQQERIQELEEHKDQLEQQLQGLHRKVGEASLLLTQREQEVVVLQRHLQEAREQGQLKEQSLQDQLEDAQRTLVQRNQELETLQQEQRQAQGQEENVREQARSLQGALEQAHVTLKEHQEELEEHKEQVRRLQEELAVEGQQVQALEEVLGDLRAESREQEEALLALQQQCAERAQEHEAEVRALQDSWLQAEAVLKEQDQELEALRADSQSCQHREEAARDQVEALQEALSKAQAALQEKEQHLLGQAELNHSLEASTATLQATLDSCQAQTRQLEEALRMRESEIQNQDLRHQEAMQQLQQALAQRDEELKHQKEQGQLLEKFLAQRDREDVVQGGQRKEEEEMRELHENLRELQLTLAQKEEEILELREAQQRRNPEDSPQSHKASPVEKSSPTFDSLVPRMQQELERLQGALKQTEAREIEWREKAQDLALSLAQSKASISSLQEVAMFLQASVLERDSEQQKLQDELDLTRQALEKERLHSPGPTRRAEPGARGEQTVQPGVVSGVEAEPSPGMEEKQRQRLEQLQQAVARLEIDRSRLQRHNVQLRTALEQVERERRKLKRDSIRASRAGVLEIGEATAPPPTQQDGIGGQKGFSDVKHVAELQKEVALLRAQLALERKQKQDYIARSVQTSRELAGLHHNLSHSLLAVAQAPEPTVLEAETRKLDESLTQSLASPGPILLYPSPSPSPSAAQATSR from the exons ATGGAGACAGGAGGCCCTGAGCTGAACAACATGAAGCCCCAGTCACTGCAGCTGGTGCTGGAGGGGCAAGTGCTGGCACTACAGCAGCAGATGGCAGAGAACCAGGCAGCCTCCTGGCGAAAGCTGAAGAGCTCCCAGGAGGCCCAGCAGAGGCAAGCAAGCCTTGTGAGGAAGCTGCAGGCCAAG GTGTTGCAATACCGGAACTGGTGCCAAGACCTGGAGAAGCGGCTGGAAGCCACTGGG GGGCCGATCCCTCAGAGGTGGGAAAGCATGGAGGAGCCAAACCTGGAACAGCTGCTAATCCGATTGGAGGATGAGCAACAGAG GTGTGAGAGTCTAGCAGAGGTGAACACCCAGCTTCGGCTGCACATGGAAAAAGCTGATGTGGTGAATAAAGCCCTTCGGGAAGATGTGGAAAAATTGACAGTGGACTGGAGCCGTGCCCGGGATGAGCTAATGAGGAAGGAGAGCCAGTGGAGAATGGAGCAGGAG TTCTTCAAGGACTATCTGAAGGGGGAGCATGGTCGCCTTCTCAGCCTATGGAGGGAGGTGGTGACCTTTCGACGCCACTTCCTGGAAATGAAGTCAGCCACTGACAG AGATCTGACGGAACTAAAGGCTGAGCACATGAGGCTTTCAGGGTCACTGTTGACCTGTTGTCTGCGCTTGACTATGGGAACACAGTCTCGGGAATCTGATGGATCTGGGAGACTAGACGGGAGTGAGCCAgcccagctgctgctgctgttagccAAGACCCAGGAGCTGGAGAAGGAAGCCCAGGAGAAGAGCCAGGAGTTAATACACCTGAAGAGTCAAGGGGATCTGGAGAAGGCCGAGCTTCGGGACCG GGTAACTGAGCTCTCTGCCCTCCTGACCCAGGCTCAGAAGCAAAATGAAGACTATGAAAAGATGGTAAAGGCTCTGAGAGAGACCATGCACATCCTG GAGACAAATCATGCAGAATTAATGGAACATGAGGCATCTCTTAGTAGGAATGCCCAAGAAGAGAAGCTGTCTTTACAGCAGGTGATCAAGGATATAACCCAGGTACCG GCCATGGTGGAAGAAGGGGACAATATGACCCAAGGCTGTGGTCCTGAAAGCTCCTTGGAGTTGGACTCTAGTGGCTTCTGTTCCCAGCTTGACCCCCAGGACCCAGGCAAGGCTCTTACTCTAGTGTGTTCAGTGCTGACCCAGAGACGCCAGGCGGTGCAG GACCTGAGGCAGCAGCTTTTGGGCTGTCAGGAGGCTGTGAGCTTCTTGCAGCAGCAGCACGACCAGTGGGAGGAAGAGGGCGAGGCCTTGCGACAGCAGCTGCAGACACTCAGTGGGGAGCGGGACACCCTGGCAGGGCAGACGGTGGACCTCCAGGGAGAGGTGGACTCTCTCAGCAA GGAGCGAGAGCTCCTAGAGAAGGCCAGGGAAGGGCTGCAGCAGCAACTGGAAGTGCTGGAGCAGGAGGCCTGGCGACTACGAAGGGCAAACGTGGAGCTTCAGCTGCAGGGGGACTCTGCCCAAGGGGAGAAGGAGGAGCAGCAGGAGGAGCTGCACCTGGCCGTCCGTGAAAGGGAGCGCCT TCAGGAGACACTGGTGGGCCTGGAAGCCAAACAGTCGGAATCCCTCAGTGAATTGATCACACTTCGGGAAGCCCTGGAGTCGAGTCGCTTGGAAGGGGAGTTACTGAGGCAGGAGCAAGCAGAGGTGACCGCAGCGCTGGCTAGG GCAGAACAGTCAATTGCAGAGCTGTCGAGTTCTGAGAACAGCCTGAAGGTAGAAGTAGCTGATCTTCGGGCTGCAGCTGTCAAGCTCAGTGCCTTAAATGAGGCTTTGGCCTTAGATAAAATTGGATTGAACCAGCAGCTTCTCCAG TTAGAACAGGAGAACCAGTCTGTGTGCAGCAGAATGGAGGCAGCAGAGCAGGCAAGAAATGCTTTGCAGATGGACCTGGCAGAGACAGAGAGGAGCAGGGAAGCCCTGTGGGAACAGAAAACGCACCTGGAGGCACAGCTGCAGAAAGCAGAGGAGACTGGGGCTGAGCTGCAGGCAGATCTCAGGGGCAtccaagaagagaaggaagaaattcagGGGAAGCTGAGTGAG GCGTGCCACCAGCAGGAGGCAGCCACAACTCAGCTGGAGCAGCTACAGCAGGAGGCAAAGCGACAAGAAGAAGTGCTGGCCAGGGCGGTCCAGGAGAAGGAGACCCTAGTACGAGAGAAGGCAGCTTTAGAGGTGCGGCTGCAAGCTGTGGAACGGGACCGGCAGGGCCTCTCTGAGCAACTGCTGGGGCTCAG CTCAGTCAAGGAGCTACTGGAAAGCAGTCTCTTTGAGGCCCAACAACAAAATTCTCTGATAGAGGTCACCAAGGGGCAGCTGGAGATCCAGATTCAAACTGTCACGCAAGCCAAGGACGTGATCCAAG GGGAGGTGAGGTGCCTAAAGCTGGAACTGGACACTGAACGGAGCCGGGCAGAGCAGGAGCGGGATGCAGCAGCCAGACAGCTGGCCCAGGCTGAGCAAGAGGGGCAGACTGCCCTGCAGCGGCAGAAGGCAGCCCATGAAGAGGAGGTGGAGCGGCTCCAGGAGAAATGG GAACAAGAGCGCTCCTGGCACCAGCAGGAGCTGGATAAGGCTGTGGAGGGTCTAAAGAGGGAGAAAATGGAGCTGGAAATGAGGCTGAAGGAGCAGCAGACAGAAACCGAGGCCATCCAGGTGCAGAAAGAGGAAGAACGGGCCCAGGCTGAGAGTGCCCTGCGCCAG ATGCAGCTCGAgatggagaaggagagagtgtccCTCCTGGAGACACTGCTGCAGACCCAGAAGGAGCTGGCAGATGCCAGCCAACAACTGGAACAGTTGAGGCAGGACATGAAGGTTCAGAAGCTAAAGGAACAG gagaccagtgggatgctgCAGACCCAGCTCCAGGAGGCCCAGCAGGAACTGGAGGAGGCAGCCCAGCAACACAGAGATGACCTTGTTGCCGTCAGAGCAGAGGGCAACACCTTGCTGCAGGATAACATGGACCTGCAGAAGCAG GTGGAGAACTTGAAGTCTCAGCTGGTTGCCAAGGATGACTCCTGGAGGCTCATGGAACACGAGGTTCAGGAGAAGCTAAGAGAGGCCCAAGAGTATACCCAGATTCAGAAGGAGCTGGAAAGAGAGAAAGCCAG CCTGACTCAATCCCTGGTGGAAAAGGAACAGAAACTTCTTGTTTTGCAAGAAGCTGACTCTGCTCGACAACAAGAGCTGAACTCCTTGCGCCAGGACATGCAGGAGGCCCAGGGAGGGCAGAAAGAGCTCAGTGCCCAG GTGGAATTACTGAGGCAGGAGGTGAAGGAAAAGGAGGCTGACTTTCTGGCCCAGGAAGCACAGCTGCTGGAGGAGCTGGAGGCATCCCGGGTCACGGAGCAGCAGCTGCGAGCTTCTTTGTGGGCCCAGGAAGCCAAGGGAGCACAACTCCAGCTGCGACTGAGAAGCATGGAGAGCCAGCTGGAAGCGCTGGCGGCAGAGCAGCGGCCCGGGCACCAGGCCCAGGCCCACCTGGCCAGtctctattctgtcctgcagCAGTGCCTGGGGCCTGTTAGTGAGAGCAGGCCTGACCTCAGTGGTGGGGGAGACTCTGCACCCTCCCTCAGGGGCCCTGAGCCAG ACCAGAATGAAGTTGGGAGCCTCTTTAAAGGAAGGCCCCTTCTGACTGCTCTCTCAGCTGAGGCAGTGGCATCGGCCCTCCACAAGCTTCACCAAGACCTGTGGAAGACTCGACAGGCCCGG GATGATCTGAAGGATCAGGCCCAGAAGCTGGAACAGCGTCTAACTGTTATTGAGGCTGAGAAGAACCAGGTTCACACAGAGTTGCAGGAGCTACAGAGCCAGCTTTCCCAGTACCAGGAAG AGAAATCCAAATGGGAAGGAAAACAGGACGCCCTAGAATCTGAGCTGACGGAACTGCATGAAAGTGTGGCATCCTTACAGAGTCGCCTACGGCAAGCGGAGCTACAGGGAATAGAAGCCCAG AATGAGCGAGAGCTACTTCAGGCAGCAAAGGAGAACCTGACAGCCCAGGTGGAACATCTGCAAGCATCTATCACAGAAGCGAGGGCCCAAGCAAATGCTGCTGGGGTCCTGGAAGAATACCTGAGAACTGCCCGCTCAGCCCTGAAACTGAAAAATGAGCAGGTGGAAAGTGAGCGTGAGAAAGCCCAGGCTCTGCAAGAACAGGGCGAACTGAAGGTGGCCCAAGGGAAGGCTTTGCAGGAGAATCTGgccctcctggcccaggccctatctaaaagagaagaggaggtggaGACTTTACGGGGGAAAATCCAGGAACTTGAGACGCAACGGGAAATGCAGAAGGCTGCTCTGGAAGTGCTATCTCTGGACCTAAAGAAGAGGAACCAAGAGGTGGATCTGCAACAAGAACAGATTCAGGAGCTGGAGAAGTGTAGGTCTGTTTTAGAGCATCTGCCCGTGGCCGTCCAGGAGCGAGAGCAGAAGCTGTCTGTGCAGAAGGAGCAGATCGAAGAGCTTGAGAAGGACCGGGCGACCCAGCGGAACATCTTGGAACGTCAGCTTCTAGAACTTGAGAAGAAGGCCCAAGTGATTGAGTCCCAGAGAGGCCAGATTCAGGATCTGAAAAAGCAGTTGGTTACCCTGGAATGCCTGGCCCTGGAGCTAGAGGAAaatcatcacaaaatggagtgCCAGCAAAAGGCAATCGAGGAGCTGGAAGGCCAAAGGGAAATGCAGAGGGTGACTCTGACCCACATGACACTGGACCTGGAGGAAAGGGGCCAGGAGCTGCAGGCCCAAAGCAACCAGATCCAGGAGCTGGAGAGCCACAGCACCCTCCTGGCAGGGGAGCTCCGGGAGAGGGGCCAGGAGGTGAAGTGCCAGCGAGAACAGATCGAGGAGCTGCAGAGGCAGAAGGAGCGTCTGACCCAGGATCTTGAGAGGAGGGACCAGGAGATGAGGCTCCAGAAGGAGAGGATTCAGGTCCTAGAAGATCAGAGGACACTACAGACCAAGATTCTAGAGGAGGATCTAGAACAGATCAAGTTGTCCTTGAGGGAGCGAGGCCGGGAGCTGGCCATTCAGAGACCACACACGCAGGAGCGGGCAGAGGAAGGGAAAGGCCAGAGTAAGGCACAGCGCGGGAGCCTTGAGCACATGAAGCTGATCCTGCGTGACAAGGAGAAGGAGGTGGAATGCCAGCAGGAGAGGATCCAGGAACTTGAGGAGCACAAGGACCAGCTGGAACAGCAGCTCCAGGGCCTACACAGGAAGGTGGGCGAGGCCAGCCTGCTCCTGACACAGCGAGAGCAGGAGGTGGTGGTCCTGCAGCGGCACCTGCAGGAAGCCAGGGAACAAGGGCAGCTGAAAGAACAGTCACTTCAGGATCAGTTGGAAGATGCCCAGAGGACGCTGGTCCAGAGGAACCAGGAGCTGGAGACCCTGCAGCAGGAACAGCGGCAGGCCCAGGGGCAGGAGGAGAATGTGAGGGAACAGGCACGCTCACTCCAGGGAGCTCTGGAGCAGGCCCATGTGACACTGAAGGAGCACCAGGAGGAGCTTGAGGAACACAAGGAGCAGGTGCGAAGACTCCAGGAAGAGCTGGCAGTGGAGGGACAGCAGGTACAGGCCCTGGAGGAGGTGTTGGGTGACCTGAGGGCTGAGTCTCGGGAGCAGGAGGAAGCCCTGCTGGCCCTCCAGCAGCAGTGTGCTGAGCGGGCACAGGagcatgaggcagaggtcagggcCCTGCAGGACAGCTGGCTGCAGGCAGAGGCAGTGCTCAAGGAACAGGACCAGGAGCTGGAGGCCCTGCGGGCAGATAGCCAGTCCTGCCAGCATCGGGAGGAAGCTGCCCGGGACCAGGTGGAGGCCCTCCAGGAGGCCCTTAGCAAAGCACAggctgccctgcaggagaaagaacagCATCTCCTTGGACAGGCAGAGTTGAACCACAGCCTGGAGGCCAGCACTGCCACCCTGCAGGCTACGCTGGACTCCTGCCAGGCACAAACCCGGCAGCTGGAGGAGGCCCTGAGGATGCGGGAAAGTGAGATCCAGAACCAGGATCTTCGACACCAGGAGGCCATGCAGCAGCTCCAGCAGGCACTTGCCCAGAGAGATGAAGAGCTGAAACACCAGAAGGAACAGGGGCAGCTGCTGGAGAAGTTTCTGGCCCAGAGGGACCGAGAGGATGTGGTCCAAGGGGGGCagaggaaagaagaggaagagatgAGGGAGCTTCATGAGAATCTAAGGGAGCTCCAACTGACTCTAGCCCAAAAGGAAGAGGAGATCTTGGAACTGAGAGAAGCCCAGCAAAGGAGGAACCCAGAGGACTCACCCCAAAGCCACAAAGCCTCCCCAGTGGAGAagtcctctccaacatttgattCTTTAGTACCCAGGATGCAACAGGAGCTGGAGCGACTACAGGGAGCCCTGAAGCAGACAGAGGCCAGGGAGATCGAGTGGAGGGAAAAGGCCCAGGACTTGGCACTATCCCTGGCCCAGAGCAAGGCCAGTATCAGCAGTCTGCAGGAGGTGGCCATGTTCCTACAAGCCTCTGTCCTGGAGCGGGACTCGGAGCAGCAGAAGCTGCAG